A portion of the Musa acuminata AAA Group cultivar baxijiao chromosome BXJ1-1, Cavendish_Baxijiao_AAA, whole genome shotgun sequence genome contains these proteins:
- the LOC103986309 gene encoding uncharacterized protein LOC103986309 isoform X9, producing the protein MQPAHDERTESHPRTVTWGSYDLSRSLQTQPLRVPPPSRPSPRLYDKQELSKQRLSSSSKFGLDEVSFLKSIPKEKDFHVRQEVVKDNSPSFTDVQVDISSAAAASVAAVKEAMELAQAKLKRAKQLMERKHGILRNSRNLGHLESMKYKEQKLCQASPRREDFDEMLVASERRQEVTSTAKLTPCDEKKEKVKFTEEEGKARQVNDLKSSELLNRSAGKYNELVSSENHILIEEVSERKDFTRKTKIITMIGEIKQNESTNDTLACQTESNRNLQKDKAAPVVCVHEDNSNLEAHVSHTEEVEKPGEVHKLHIQEEVTKAPCAGEETLSSARSEKKMEPSYYCKLHYTHVDKEENSKLKSALGKSGAAKPQDQNYSKEIDITNIAPVPGKGEDKFNMASVTVVQEEMDIEVPYVSCVSKGEGRVAASKCTDSEKTRREGKQCDAENVNRSEGMMVVHEQERREELNMKQQTCLSAENEIRFKEDKEADELEEVLKKWKTSGRTTTLEDQEKLIKATKAAFWLNYDGNNPKETQLELQQRDKKKDATPEPYNLENFEGQNKYERGFQVCGNEGIIEIQVEPHFMDKIFSINTIPIICNRPLHMALNAQPSNLSENEGNLSYSSLIATDRLPVASQKIILDTKKTEQKEKELMEKKGVQIKKPSRNLKEKEKERIQEQEEEKTRLLREAIEREEKLVEEERTRLWEETKDRVTKLEEEKKQGRLLEEANERERKLKEEKERARLSEEAKEIEWQMEEEELAKLLEKGKDSIMKEEEEQAKLFKEAIMREMKVEMARVRSLEEAKERDRKEEEERARLLEEAKKRERKLEEEERARLLEEANEWERGREKDRLAEERAIHEAHERAFTEARERAERMAVERITSEARQRALKEAQEKAKKTSCDALDKSLTEKASRDARLRAERAAVERATAEARERAIERALAVKVAADAREHAERYNATSRDTTRKENVTEECSNTRDKDGPLDAQFQSTSSLNSYQANSDSNYQQSSNFGESALRCKARLERHQRIAERAAKALAEKNMRDVLAQREQAEKNRLAEYLDGDIKRWSNGKEGNLRALLSTLQYILGPESGWQPIQLTDVITSSAVKKAYRRATLCVHPDKLQQRGASIQQKYICEKVFDLLKEAWNRFNSEER; encoded by the exons ATGCAGCCAGCACATGACGAGAGAACCGAAAGTCACCCCAGAACAGTCACATGGGGGTCGTATGACTTGTCAAGAAG TCTTCAGACACAACCATTGAGAGTGCCACCACCATCAAGGCCATCTCCTAGGTTATATGATAAGCAAGAACTCTCCAAACAAAGGTTGTCGTCAAGTTCAAAATTTGGTCTGGATGAAGTAAGCTTCCTAAAATCAATTCCTAAAGAAAAAGACTTCCATGTGCGTCAAGAGGTTGTCAAGGACAACTCTCCTAGCTTCACTGATGTGCAGGTCGATATTAGTTCAGCTGCTGCAGCTTCTGTTGCTGCTGTAAAAGAAGCAATGGAACTTGCTCAAGCTAAACTAAAAAGGGCAAAACAGTTGATGGAAAGAAAACATGGTATCCTTCGGAACAGCAGGAATCTAGGTCACCTTGAAAGCATGAAATATAAAGAACAAAAACTGTGTCAAGCGTCACCGAGGCGTGAAGATTTTGATGAAATGCTAGTTGCTTCAGAGAGAAGACAGGAAGTTACAAGTACTGCCAAACTGACTCCATGTGAtgaaaagaaggaaaaagttAAATTTACCGAAGAGGAAGGAAAGGCAAGGCAAGTAAATGACTTGAAATCATCTGAATTGCTCAATAGATCAGCAGGCAAATACAATGAGCTGGTGAGCAGTGAGAATCACATACTGATTGAAGAGGTATCTGAGAGGAAAGATTTTACGAGGAAAACAAAAATTATTACAATGATCGGTGAGATCAAACAAAATGAGAGCACAAATGATACACTGGCTTGTCAAACTGAAAGCAACAGGAACTTGCAGAAAGATAAGGCAGCACCTGTGGTTTGTGTACATGAAGACAATTCTAACTTAGAAGCTCATGTGTCTCATACGGAGGAAGTTGAGAAGCCAGGAGAGGTTCACAAACTCCACATACAAGAAGAGGTAACAAAAGCACCATGTGCAGGTGAAGAGACTCTTTCATCTGCAAGGAGTGAAAAGAAAATGGAACCTTCATATTACTGTAAGCTTCACTATACTCATGTTGACAAAGAAGAAAACAGCAAACTGAAATCTGCTTTAGGGAAGTCAGGAGCTGCTAAACCTCAAGATCAAAACTATTCAAAGGAAATTGACATCACTAACATAGCTCCTGTACCTGGTAAGGGTGAAGATAAGTTTAACATGGCCAGTGTCACTGTTGTGCAAGAAGAAATGGATATTGAAGTGCCTTATGTATCATGTGTATCAAAAGGGGAGGGAAGAGTAGCAGCTTCTAAGTGCACAGATTCTGAAAAGACAAGGAGAGAAGGAAAGCAATGTGATGCCGAGAATGTAAATCGATCTGAAGGAATGATGGTAGTGCATGAGCAGGAAAGACGAGAGGAACTAAATATGAAACAGCAGACATGCTTATCTGCAGAAAATGAAATAAGATTTAAAGAAGATAAAGAAGCTGATGAACTTGAAGAGGTTCTGAAGAAATGGAAAACATCAGGAAGAACAACAACACTTGAAGACCAAGAGAAGCTGATCAAAGCAACAAAAGCTGCCTTCTGGCTAAATTATGATGGAAATAATCCAAAAGAAACTCAGCTTGAACTGCAGCAAAGGGACAAGAAAAAAGATGCAACCCCAGAGCCATACAACCTGGAAAACTTTGAGGGACAGAATAAATATGAAAGAGGTTTTCAAGTTTGTGGAAATGAAGGTATTATAGAAATTCAAGTTGAGCCTCATTTTATGGATAAAATATTCTCCATAAATACAATTCCAATTATCTGCAACAGGCCTCTTCACATGGCTTTGAATGCCCAGCCATCTAATTTATCGGAAAATGAAGGTAACTTATCATATTCATCTCTAATTGCAACTGATAGACTTCCTGTGGCTTCTCAAAAGATTATTTTGGATACTAAGAAAAccgaacaaaaagaaaaagaattaatgGAGAAAAAAGGAGTACAGATAAAGAAACCATCaagaaatttaaaagaaaaagagaaggaaagaattcaAGAACAAGAGGAAGAGAAAACAAGGTTATTGCGAGAAGCAATTGAGAGAGAAGAAAAATTAGTAGAGGAAGAGAGAACAAGATTATGGGAAGAAACAAAAGACAGGGTAACAAAattggaagaagagaaaaagcaAGGAAGGTTACTAGAAGAAGCCAATGAGAGGGAAAGAAaattgaaagaagaaaaagaacgagCAAGGTTATCAGAAGAAGCAAAAGAGATTGAATGGCAAATGGAAGAAGAGGAGCTAGCAAAGTTGttagaaaaaggaaaagatagtataatgaaagaagaagaggagcaagcAAAGTTGTTCAAAGAAGCAATAATGAGGGAAATGAAAGTAGAAATGGCACGAGTAAGGTCATTAGAGGAAGCAAAGGAGAGAgataggaaagaagaagaggaacgaGCACGGTTATTAGAAGAAGCAAAAAAGAGGGAAAGGAAAttagaagaagaggagagggcAAGGTTATTAGAAGAAGCAAACGAGTgggagagaggaagagaaaagGACCGACTTGCCGAGGAAAGAGCAATCCATGAAGCACATGAAAGGGCATTTACTGAAGCCAGAGAAAGGGCAGAAAGGATGGCTGTAGAGAGGATTACTTCTGAGGCTCGGCAAAGAGCACTAAAGGAAGCCCAAGAAAAGGCAAAGAAGACCTCTTGTGATGCTCTGGACAAATCATTAACTGAGAAGGCTTCTAGAGATGCTAGGTTAAGGGCTGAGCGTGCTGCAGTTGAACGGGCCACTGCAGAAGCTCGTGAGCGTGCTATAGAAAGAGCACTTGCTGTAAAAGTTGCTGCAGATGCCAGAGAGCATGCTGAGAGATACAATGCTACTTCTAGAGACACAACAAGGAAAGAAAATGTGACGGAAGAGTGTTCAAATACCAGAGATAAG GATGGCCCACTTGATGCACAATTTCAAAGTACTAGTTCTTTGAACAGTTACCAAGCAAATTCAGATTCTAATTATCAACAGAGTAGTAATTTTG GTGAATCAGCTTTAAGGTGTAAAGCTAGACTAGAGAGGCATCAGAGAATAGCTGAACGTGCT GCCAAAGCTCTTGCAGAAAAAAACATGCGGGATGTTCTTGCACAAAGAGAGCAAGCTGAGAAAAAT AGGTTGGCAGAGTACCTGGATGGTGACATTAAGAGATGGTCGAATGGAAAAGAAGGAAATTTGCGTGCACTGCTATCAACACTGCAATAT ATCCTTGGCCCTGAGAGTGGTTGGCAGCCTATACAACTGACAGATGTTATCACATCTTCTGCAGTAAAGAAAGCTTACAGGAGGGCTACTCTCTGTGTTCATCCAGATAAGTTACAGCAAAGGGGGGCCAGCATTCAACAGAAGTACATTTGTGAGAAAGTTTTCGATCTCCTTAAG GAAGCTTGGAACAGATTCAACTCAGAAGAAAGATAG
- the LOC103986309 gene encoding auxilin-like protein 1 isoform X5, translated as MEDARSRSGGSSEQSADADVLGDRSRRAAPFADRLGDYAEIFADHAGSISIPFLDLPPALDGFDAAAPVRTRGAGFDYSDVFGGVDSGESAALHDELFAAPKLEETCSSKGRTREEATCSQHMTREPKVTPEQSHGGRMTCQEGDRSSPNSTPSDICSTQFNVSYNKSSQGSKEGAMSGKTHITQLHAIPAFSFVVDTDTPFQTIGGDGPRNMLNEGVDNRKDQNKVLSASSGNISKSSENYLRADQKNTNRYPVSDNGHANASHHSHSFSHSISNGNVPPSDTVFFTASEFSLQTQPLRVPPPSRPSPRLYDKQELSKQRLSSSSKFGLDEVSFLKSIPKEKDFHVRQEVVKDNSPSFTDVQVDISSAAAASVAAVKEAMELAQAKLKRAKQLMERKHGILRNSRNLGHLESMKYKEQKLCQASPRREDFDEMLVASERRQEVTSTAKLTPCDEKKEKVKFTEEEGKARQVNDLKSSELLNRSAGKYNELVSSENHILIEEVSERKDFTRKTKIITMIGEIKQNESTNDTLACQTESNRNLQKDKAAPVVCVHEDNSNLEAHVSHTEEVEKPGEVHKLHIQEEVTKAPCAGEETLSSARSEKKMEPSYYCKLHYTHVDKEENSKLKSALGKSGAAKPQDQNYSKEIDITNIAPVPGKGEDKFNMASVTVVQEEMDIEVPYVSCVSKGEGRVAASKCTDSEKTRREGKQCDAENVNRSEGMMVVHEQERREELNMKQQTCLSAENEIRFKEDKEADELEEVLKKWKTSGRTTTLEDQEKLIKATKAAFWLNYDGNNPKETQLELQQRDKKKDATPEPYNLENFEGQNKYERGFQVCGNEGIIEIQVEPHFMDKIFSINTIPIICNRPLHMALNAQPSNLSENEGNLSYSSLIATDRLPVASQKIILDTKKTEQKEKELMEKKGVQIKKPSRNLKEKEKERIQEQEEEKTRLLREAIEREEKLVEEERTRLWEETKDRVTKLEEEKKQGRLLEEANERERKLKEEKERARLSEEAKEIEWQMEEEELAKLLEKGKDSIMKEEEEQAKLFKEAIMREMKVEMARVRSLEEAKERDRKEEEERARLLEEAKKRERKLEEEERARLLEEANEWERGREKDRLAEERAIHEAHERAFTEARERAERMAVERITSEARQRALKEAQEKAKKTSCDALDKSLTEKASRDARLRAERAAVERATAEARERAIERALAVKVAADAREHAERYNATSRDTTRKENVTEECSNTRDKDGPLDAQFQSESALRCKARLERHQRIAERAAKALAEKNMRDVLAQREQAEKNRLAEYLDGDIKRWSNGKEGNLRALLSTLQYILGPESGWQPIQLTDVITSSAVKKAYRRATLCVHPDKLQQRGASIQQKYICEKVFDLLKEAWNRFNSEER; from the exons ATGGAGGACGCTCGGAGCCGAAGCGGCGGCAGctccgagcagtccgccgacgccGACGTCCTCGGCGATCGGTCCAGGCGTGCTGCCCCATTCGCTGATCGCCTGGGCGACTACGCCGAGATCTTTGCCGACCACGCTGGTTCGATCTCCATTCCGTTTCTCGATCTACCGCCGGCTCTGGACGGCTTCGATGCTGCTGCCCCTGTCCGGACCCGGGGCGCCGGCTTCGACTACTCCGATGTGTTCGGGGGTGTAGACTCTGGAGAGTCCGCCGCTCTGCACGATGAGCTCTTTGCGGCGCCTAAGCTGGAGGAGACTTGTTCTTCGAAAGGGAG GACTAGAGAGGAAGCAACATGCAGCCAGCACATGACGAGAGAACCGAAAGTCACCCCAGAACAGTCACATGGGGGTCGTATGACTTGTCAAGAAGGTGATAGGTCCTCACCAAATTCCACTCCTTCAGATATTTGTTCCACACAATTCAATGTGTCATATAACAAGAGTAGCCAAGGAAGTAAAGAGGGTGCAATGAGTGGAAAAACACATATAACTCAACTTCATGCCATTCCTGCATTTAGCTTTGTTGTTGACACAGACACCCCCTTCCAGACTATTGGAGGTGACGGCCCTCGAAACATGTTAAATGAAGGAGTAGATAACAGGAAAGACCAAAATAAAGTTTTAAGTGCCTCTTCTGGCAATATTTCAAAGAGTTCAGAAAATTACTTGAGAGCAGATCAGAAGAATACCAATAGATATCCTGTTTCTGATAATGGGCATGCAAATGCAAGTCATCATTCACACTCTTTTAGTCATTCCATATCAAATGGGAATGTACCACCCTCTGATACTGTGTTTTTTACTGCATCTGAATTCAGTCTTCAGACACAACCATTGAGAGTGCCACCACCATCAAGGCCATCTCCTAGGTTATATGATAAGCAAGAACTCTCCAAACAAAGGTTGTCGTCAAGTTCAAAATTTGGTCTGGATGAAGTAAGCTTCCTAAAATCAATTCCTAAAGAAAAAGACTTCCATGTGCGTCAAGAGGTTGTCAAGGACAACTCTCCTAGCTTCACTGATGTGCAGGTCGATATTAGTTCAGCTGCTGCAGCTTCTGTTGCTGCTGTAAAAGAAGCAATGGAACTTGCTCAAGCTAAACTAAAAAGGGCAAAACAGTTGATGGAAAGAAAACATGGTATCCTTCGGAACAGCAGGAATCTAGGTCACCTTGAAAGCATGAAATATAAAGAACAAAAACTGTGTCAAGCGTCACCGAGGCGTGAAGATTTTGATGAAATGCTAGTTGCTTCAGAGAGAAGACAGGAAGTTACAAGTACTGCCAAACTGACTCCATGTGAtgaaaagaaggaaaaagttAAATTTACCGAAGAGGAAGGAAAGGCAAGGCAAGTAAATGACTTGAAATCATCTGAATTGCTCAATAGATCAGCAGGCAAATACAATGAGCTGGTGAGCAGTGAGAATCACATACTGATTGAAGAGGTATCTGAGAGGAAAGATTTTACGAGGAAAACAAAAATTATTACAATGATCGGTGAGATCAAACAAAATGAGAGCACAAATGATACACTGGCTTGTCAAACTGAAAGCAACAGGAACTTGCAGAAAGATAAGGCAGCACCTGTGGTTTGTGTACATGAAGACAATTCTAACTTAGAAGCTCATGTGTCTCATACGGAGGAAGTTGAGAAGCCAGGAGAGGTTCACAAACTCCACATACAAGAAGAGGTAACAAAAGCACCATGTGCAGGTGAAGAGACTCTTTCATCTGCAAGGAGTGAAAAGAAAATGGAACCTTCATATTACTGTAAGCTTCACTATACTCATGTTGACAAAGAAGAAAACAGCAAACTGAAATCTGCTTTAGGGAAGTCAGGAGCTGCTAAACCTCAAGATCAAAACTATTCAAAGGAAATTGACATCACTAACATAGCTCCTGTACCTGGTAAGGGTGAAGATAAGTTTAACATGGCCAGTGTCACTGTTGTGCAAGAAGAAATGGATATTGAAGTGCCTTATGTATCATGTGTATCAAAAGGGGAGGGAAGAGTAGCAGCTTCTAAGTGCACAGATTCTGAAAAGACAAGGAGAGAAGGAAAGCAATGTGATGCCGAGAATGTAAATCGATCTGAAGGAATGATGGTAGTGCATGAGCAGGAAAGACGAGAGGAACTAAATATGAAACAGCAGACATGCTTATCTGCAGAAAATGAAATAAGATTTAAAGAAGATAAAGAAGCTGATGAACTTGAAGAGGTTCTGAAGAAATGGAAAACATCAGGAAGAACAACAACACTTGAAGACCAAGAGAAGCTGATCAAAGCAACAAAAGCTGCCTTCTGGCTAAATTATGATGGAAATAATCCAAAAGAAACTCAGCTTGAACTGCAGCAAAGGGACAAGAAAAAAGATGCAACCCCAGAGCCATACAACCTGGAAAACTTTGAGGGACAGAATAAATATGAAAGAGGTTTTCAAGTTTGTGGAAATGAAGGTATTATAGAAATTCAAGTTGAGCCTCATTTTATGGATAAAATATTCTCCATAAATACAATTCCAATTATCTGCAACAGGCCTCTTCACATGGCTTTGAATGCCCAGCCATCTAATTTATCGGAAAATGAAGGTAACTTATCATATTCATCTCTAATTGCAACTGATAGACTTCCTGTGGCTTCTCAAAAGATTATTTTGGATACTAAGAAAAccgaacaaaaagaaaaagaattaatgGAGAAAAAAGGAGTACAGATAAAGAAACCATCaagaaatttaaaagaaaaagagaaggaaagaattcaAGAACAAGAGGAAGAGAAAACAAGGTTATTGCGAGAAGCAATTGAGAGAGAAGAAAAATTAGTAGAGGAAGAGAGAACAAGATTATGGGAAGAAACAAAAGACAGGGTAACAAAattggaagaagagaaaaagcaAGGAAGGTTACTAGAAGAAGCCAATGAGAGGGAAAGAAaattgaaagaagaaaaagaacgagCAAGGTTATCAGAAGAAGCAAAAGAGATTGAATGGCAAATGGAAGAAGAGGAGCTAGCAAAGTTGttagaaaaaggaaaagatagtataatgaaagaagaagaggagcaagcAAAGTTGTTCAAAGAAGCAATAATGAGGGAAATGAAAGTAGAAATGGCACGAGTAAGGTCATTAGAGGAAGCAAAGGAGAGAgataggaaagaagaagaggaacgaGCACGGTTATTAGAAGAAGCAAAAAAGAGGGAAAGGAAAttagaagaagaggagagggcAAGGTTATTAGAAGAAGCAAACGAGTgggagagaggaagagaaaagGACCGACTTGCCGAGGAAAGAGCAATCCATGAAGCACATGAAAGGGCATTTACTGAAGCCAGAGAAAGGGCAGAAAGGATGGCTGTAGAGAGGATTACTTCTGAGGCTCGGCAAAGAGCACTAAAGGAAGCCCAAGAAAAGGCAAAGAAGACCTCTTGTGATGCTCTGGACAAATCATTAACTGAGAAGGCTTCTAGAGATGCTAGGTTAAGGGCTGAGCGTGCTGCAGTTGAACGGGCCACTGCAGAAGCTCGTGAGCGTGCTATAGAAAGAGCACTTGCTGTAAAAGTTGCTGCAGATGCCAGAGAGCATGCTGAGAGATACAATGCTACTTCTAGAGACACAACAAGGAAAGAAAATGTGACGGAAGAGTGTTCAAATACCAGAGATAAG GATGGCCCACTTGATGCACAATTTCAAA GTGAATCAGCTTTAAGGTGTAAAGCTAGACTAGAGAGGCATCAGAGAATAGCTGAACGTGCT GCCAAAGCTCTTGCAGAAAAAAACATGCGGGATGTTCTTGCACAAAGAGAGCAAGCTGAGAAAAAT AGGTTGGCAGAGTACCTGGATGGTGACATTAAGAGATGGTCGAATGGAAAAGAAGGAAATTTGCGTGCACTGCTATCAACACTGCAATAT ATCCTTGGCCCTGAGAGTGGTTGGCAGCCTATACAACTGACAGATGTTATCACATCTTCTGCAGTAAAGAAAGCTTACAGGAGGGCTACTCTCTGTGTTCATCCAGATAAGTTACAGCAAAGGGGGGCCAGCATTCAACAGAAGTACATTTGTGAGAAAGTTTTCGATCTCCTTAAG GAAGCTTGGAACAGATTCAACTCAGAAGAAAGATAG